The following proteins are co-located in the Roseovarius arcticus genome:
- a CDS encoding LysR family transcriptional regulator: MPSHAQIMARVIGRLKLRQLRLLIAVARHGSILHAARELNLSQPAATKMIKDLEIDFDVLLFDRTNRGVVPTVFGEALIRGGQLIFSQIGTTAQEMEDLAGGNAGRIVVGTLLAASGGLLPMAINAVLLQRPRLAIKVVEGTNEVLMPRLRAGELDLVVGRLPVLRHRSDLEQRRLMQGRIALVVRAGHPLLGRSLGFDDLRCYGWILPPPDTTLRRQIDQFFVAEGQYVPPTLVESVSYVTNRGLLAASDMICAMPAEAAGLGTGSALAELRLSLPFGDGPLGASFRSATSLTPAASALLEALEEAANILQPSSISDRDGK; the protein is encoded by the coding sequence ATGCCCAGCCACGCCCAGATCATGGCCCGCGTTATTGGCCGGCTCAAGCTGCGGCAGCTGCGCCTGCTGATTGCGGTGGCGCGCCACGGCAGCATCTTGCACGCCGCGCGTGAGCTGAACCTTTCACAGCCCGCCGCGACCAAGATGATCAAGGATCTGGAAATCGACTTTGACGTTTTGTTGTTCGACCGCACCAACCGGGGCGTCGTCCCGACCGTGTTCGGCGAGGCGCTAATCCGGGGCGGGCAACTGATATTCTCGCAGATAGGCACCACCGCGCAGGAGATGGAGGATCTGGCAGGCGGAAATGCGGGGCGGATCGTGGTCGGCACGCTACTTGCGGCCTCTGGCGGGCTGCTCCCCATGGCGATCAACGCAGTGCTGTTGCAGCGCCCGCGCCTTGCCATCAAGGTGGTCGAGGGCACCAACGAGGTGCTGATGCCCCGACTTCGCGCGGGCGAGCTGGATCTGGTGGTGGGCCGCCTACCCGTCCTTCGCCATCGTTCGGATTTGGAGCAGCGGCGCCTGATGCAGGGGCGCATCGCGCTGGTCGTGCGTGCGGGTCATCCGTTGCTGGGGCGCAGCCTCGGGTTTGACGATCTGCGCTGCTATGGTTGGATATTGCCGCCGCCCGATACCACGCTACGCCGCCAGATAGATCAATTCTTTGTCGCGGAAGGGCAGTATGTGCCGCCGACGCTGGTCGAATCGGTCAGCTATGTCACCAATCGCGGCCTGCTGGCGGCCAGCGATATGATCTGCGCCATGCCAGCAGAGGCGGCTGGGCTAGGCACAGGCAGCGCGCTTGCTGAATTGAGGCTGTCCCTGCCCTTTGGCGATGGCCCGTTGGGCGCATCATTTCGCAGCGCCACGTCGCTAACCCCCGCCGCCTCAGCGTTGCTGGAGGCGCTGGAGGAGGCCGCAAACATCCTTCAACCCAGCAGTATCAGCGACAGAGACGGAAAGTAG
- a CDS encoding aspartate dehydrogenase, which translates to MTGIGIIGHGAIARYVAQALAMGGTPASAVLARPGREAAAQAALGLVPVTEAREMARHARLVVDCAGHAGLSANGAALLGAGCDVITLSLGALANDMLKEALKQGAEAGGTTLHLASGAIGALDALAAAAIGGLDHVCYTGTKPPAGWAGSPAEEVLELASLTEATAHFTGTARQAALSYPKNANVAAAVALAGIGFDATEVCLIADPAAAQNIHRIEAQGAFGRLDFIISGNALPDNPKSSALAAMSAVRAVRNQTAWMRL; encoded by the coding sequence ATGACGGGCATTGGTATCATCGGGCATGGCGCGATTGCGCGTTACGTGGCGCAGGCGCTGGCGATGGGCGGAACGCCAGCCAGCGCCGTGTTGGCCCGACCCGGCCGCGAAGCTGCGGCGCAAGCTGCTTTGGGCCTCGTGCCTGTCACAGAGGCGCGCGAGATGGCACGTCATGCGCGGCTGGTTGTCGATTGCGCGGGACACGCGGGCCTATCTGCAAATGGTGCTGCGCTGCTGGGCGCGGGCTGTGACGTGATTACGTTGTCTCTGGGCGCGTTAGCGAACGATATGCTGAAAGAGGCATTGAAGCAGGGCGCAGAGGCTGGCGGCACCACCCTGCATCTGGCGTCAGGCGCGATCGGCGCGCTGGACGCGCTGGCGGCGGCGGCGATCGGTGGCCTCGACCATGTTTGCTATACTGGGACCAAACCGCCCGCAGGCTGGGCCGGATCACCGGCTGAGGAGGTGCTGGAACTGGCGAGCCTGACAGAGGCTACCGCGCATTTCACCGGCACGGCCCGGCAGGCAGCGTTGAGCTATCCCAAGAACGCCAATGTCGCCGCCGCCGTCGCGCTGGCCGGGATCGGATTTGACGCGACCGAGGTGTGCCTGATTGCCGATCCGGCGGCAGCGCAGAACATCCACCGGATCGAGGCGCAAGGCGCTTTCGGCCGACTAGATTTTATCATTTCCGGCAACGCGCTACCCGATAATCCCAAATCTTCGGCCCTTGCGGCGATGAGTGCGGTGCGCGCGGTGAGAAACCAGACCGCGTGGATGCGGCTTTAG
- a CDS encoding xanthine dehydrogenase family protein molybdopterin-binding subunit produces the protein MRHDFDMQASRAMTPGVRPQDNHTLLRGAGQYCDDIVLPGALRAVFLRSDVAAGAISGLDITDAGNQPGVRAIHTGADVAHLGPLPVNKVMPLELAVPYAVLAQGHVTAVGQPIAAILAASRSEALDALDCIVLDIETVDLPAPSLIAQREWRAGDPDGALRTAAHIVEATVQHARLAPCAMEPRGIAVRPEAGGGVTIWHSTQTPHRTRSHLAQILGIDTGLIRVIAPNVGGAFGMKASLYPEEVYCVWAAMQLGAPVRWAASRSEDFLSATHGRGISAKGTLAMDAGGRFTAMTADVVAPVGGWLSNSALIPAWNAARILPGPYVIDDVNITAAVQIEHRAPTGIYRGAGRPEAAALTERLVDKAARIANLDPFEIRLRNVPAKDALPRQTATGQILDSGDYAGALHLLRKASRYETRVADIARRRDAGELVGLGLAVFLEPSGEGWESARVTWGADGRVRVDSGTSAQGQARARSYAAIAAQALQVAPQDIDVRHGDTETCPEGIGAVASRSTAIGGSAVLEACQRLREARCAGANLPLSEEVRYTAQGQAWGYGAYLVQLSIDADTGAPHIEAVICVDDAGRIIDAQAVADQITGGLAQGVGEALMEAIHYDADGQLLTASFMDYALPRADDMPQISLHEMQTPSPVNPLGAKGVGEAGTIGAPAAILNAAIDALAPLGVTDLQMPLTSQTLWQAMSEAKTRKAAT, from the coding sequence ATGCGCCATGACTTTGATATGCAGGCATCACGCGCTATGACACCCGGTGTTCGGCCACAAGATAATCACACGCTTTTGCGCGGGGCGGGTCAGTATTGCGATGATATCGTTCTACCCGGCGCGCTGCGGGCCGTCTTCCTGCGCAGCGACGTGGCTGCGGGTGCGATTTCTGGTTTGGATATCACGGACGCTGGCAACCAGCCCGGAGTGCGGGCCATTCACACCGGCGCGGACGTGGCCCATCTGGGCCCGTTACCTGTAAATAAGGTGATGCCGCTGGAACTCGCGGTTCCTTATGCGGTCCTTGCCCAAGGGCATGTGACTGCGGTTGGCCAGCCTATCGCGGCCATCTTGGCGGCCAGCCGGAGCGAGGCGCTGGACGCGCTGGATTGCATCGTGCTCGACATTGAGACGGTGGACCTTCCGGCGCCGTCGCTTATCGCGCAGCGCGAGTGGCGCGCAGGTGACCCGGACGGCGCGCTGCGAACGGCGGCGCATATAGTTGAGGCGACCGTCCAGCACGCGCGCCTTGCGCCATGTGCCATGGAGCCGCGCGGCATTGCCGTGCGGCCTGAGGCAGGCGGCGGCGTGACGATCTGGCATTCGACCCAAACACCGCACCGCACACGTAGCCATCTGGCGCAAATTCTAGGGATAGACACGGGCCTTATTCGCGTAATCGCGCCTAATGTTGGCGGCGCATTCGGGATGAAAGCGTCGCTTTACCCTGAGGAGGTGTATTGCGTCTGGGCGGCGATGCAACTGGGCGCACCTGTCAGGTGGGCCGCATCGCGCAGCGAGGATTTCCTGTCAGCGACGCATGGCCGGGGCATCAGCGCCAAGGGCACTTTGGCGATGGACGCCGGTGGCCGTTTCACCGCGATGACGGCAGATGTTGTTGCGCCCGTGGGTGGCTGGCTTTCCAACAGCGCGCTAATTCCGGCGTGGAACGCGGCGCGCATCCTGCCGGGGCCGTACGTGATCGACGATGTCAATATCACCGCCGCCGTACAGATCGAACATCGCGCGCCAACCGGGATTTATCGCGGGGCAGGGCGCCCCGAGGCGGCAGCCCTGACCGAGCGGCTGGTGGATAAGGCAGCGCGCATCGCCAACCTCGATCCGTTCGAAATTCGTCTGCGAAACGTGCCAGCCAAAGACGCGCTTCCCCGCCAGACAGCGACGGGCCAGATTCTGGACAGTGGCGACTACGCAGGCGCGCTGCACCTGCTGCGAAAGGCATCGCGCTATGAAACGCGTGTGGCCGACATCGCCCGGCGACGTGACGCGGGCGAGCTGGTCGGCCTCGGCCTTGCCGTCTTTCTAGAGCCGTCGGGCGAGGGGTGGGAAAGCGCGCGCGTGACATGGGGGGCAGATGGCCGCGTTCGCGTCGACAGCGGAACCTCAGCCCAGGGACAGGCTCGCGCCCGAAGCTATGCAGCTATCGCGGCGCAGGCGTTGCAAGTGGCGCCTCAGGACATCGACGTACGCCACGGCGACACCGAAACCTGCCCCGAGGGGATAGGTGCCGTCGCCTCGCGCAGCACGGCTATCGGCGGTAGCGCTGTGCTTGAGGCATGCCAGCGCCTGCGCGAGGCGCGCTGTGCGGGCGCGAACCTGCCTCTGAGCGAAGAGGTCCGTTACACGGCGCAAGGGCAGGCTTGGGGCTATGGCGCTTACTTGGTGCAGCTGTCCATCGACGCAGATACCGGCGCGCCGCATATCGAGGCGGTGATATGCGTGGATGATGCGGGCCGGATCATCGACGCGCAGGCGGTGGCCGATCAGATCACCGGCGGCCTTGCCCAAGGAGTCGGCGAGGCGCTGATGGAGGCGATCCACTATGACGCCGACGGCCAATTGCTGACCGCATCGTTCATGGATTATGCCTTGCCGCGTGCCGATGATATGCCACAGATAAGCCTGCACGAGATGCAGACGCCCAGCCCGGTCAACCCCTTGGGCGCCAAGGGCGTGGGCGAGGCAGGCACCATCGGCGCACCTGCCGCCATATTGAACGCCGCCATAGACGCGCTTGCGCCCCTAGGCGTCACCGATTTGCAAATGCCGCTCACCTCCCAGACCCTCTGGCAGGCGATGAGCGAGGCGAAAACCCGAAAGGCCGCGACATGA
- a CDS encoding dihydrodipicolinate synthase family protein — protein MNYSKLDAKDYAREHMRGIWAAALNPFCPDGTFDEVGLRQNIRHWVDDLDIKGLFIAGKQGEFFSMSLEERKRNFEVAVDECSGRAGTIMSASDQNFDTVLSLARHAQDCGADYIVVHAPMLHFVTDHDELVYNYYKTICDEVDIGIAMWSHPDSGYLMSPELCARIADLPNIVAIKYSVPREMYVRLSHMVGDKIHVSTASEVEWLDNVEELGWKLYLCSSPPYLLQSKVDRRMHDYTQLAFAGDFAAARRVRDSLDPVRNAFRLTKPGGKPQAHAKYWQELLGQVGGPVRAPMLQLTDAEKAKTYEAFEGCGLKI, from the coding sequence ATGAACTACTCAAAACTCGACGCCAAAGATTATGCCCGCGAGCATATGCGCGGCATTTGGGCCGCCGCTCTGAATCCGTTTTGTCCTGATGGCACCTTTGACGAGGTCGGGCTAAGGCAAAACATTAGACATTGGGTAGATGACCTTGATATAAAGGGTCTTTTCATCGCTGGAAAGCAGGGAGAATTCTTCTCTATGTCGCTGGAGGAGCGCAAGCGCAACTTTGAGGTAGCTGTCGATGAATGTAGCGGACGCGCGGGCACGATCATGTCGGCGTCGGATCAGAACTTCGACACTGTGCTTAGTTTGGCCCGTCATGCGCAGGATTGCGGCGCCGATTATATCGTCGTCCATGCACCGATGTTGCATTTCGTGACGGACCACGATGAGTTAGTTTACAACTATTACAAAACGATATGCGACGAAGTTGATATTGGCATCGCAATGTGGAGCCATCCCGACAGTGGATACCTCATGTCGCCAGAGTTGTGCGCACGCATCGCAGACCTGCCTAATATCGTCGCGATTAAGTACTCTGTCCCGCGCGAGATGTATGTCCGACTGAGCCATATGGTCGGCGATAAAATCCACGTCTCGACCGCGTCAGAGGTTGAGTGGCTCGACAATGTAGAAGAGCTCGGCTGGAAGCTGTACCTATGCTCGTCGCCGCCATATCTGCTGCAATCGAAGGTGGACAGGAGGATGCACGACTACACACAACTGGCCTTTGCGGGGGACTTTGCAGCAGCGCGCCGCGTGCGCGACAGTCTTGACCCGGTGCGCAACGCATTTAGACTGACCAAACCGGGCGGAAAGCCGCAGGCGCATGCCAAGTACTGGCAAGAGCTGCTGGGGCAAGTTGGCGGCCCGGTACGTGCGCCGATGCTTCAACTGACGGACGCTGAAAAGGCAAAGACGTATGAGGCATTCGAGGGTTGCGGGCTCAAGATCTGA
- a CDS encoding ISNCY family transposase, protein MGLVIMSERELNRIEVLSQVTQGRMTAVTAANVLGLSRRQVHRLLKIFQSDGAAAIRHKARGRRSNNWIDPAVREFAVTLVREKYSDFGPTFAAEKLAEDHDLKVSRETLRKWMKDAGIWLSRKQRRTFHQPRLRRECLGELIQIDGSDHHWFEDRGPACTLLVFIDDATSTLMQVRFVTSESTFSYFEALDLYLAAHGRPVAFYSDKHTVFRVANQSAKSGHGMTQFGRALNELNIEILCANSSQAKGRVERANRILQDRLVKELRLAGISDMDAANAVLPGFMERYNAKFAKAPRRADNLHRLMNIEPDRLRDVFCLRDERYVGKQLAFSFERQRIILIENEITRDLVGKYVDSYAFPDGRLEFRWKGVGLPYSVFDKDQRVTHAAITENKHLSAVLEHIKAEQDKAPPMPRRAGKQKTRYEPTGRRNDGWNSKLARRAKAKLAETSPPDAG, encoded by the coding sequence GTGGGGTTGGTGATCATGAGCGAACGCGAACTAAACCGGATCGAAGTGCTGAGCCAAGTGACACAAGGCCGGATGACGGCTGTCACGGCTGCCAACGTATTGGGGCTGAGCCGCAGGCAGGTTCATCGGTTGCTGAAGATATTTCAGTCGGATGGCGCGGCAGCGATCCGGCATAAGGCGCGTGGTCGCAGATCCAACAATTGGATCGACCCTGCGGTGCGTGAGTTTGCGGTGACGTTGGTCCGAGAGAAGTACAGCGATTTTGGGCCGACATTCGCCGCTGAGAAGCTGGCTGAAGACCACGATTTGAAAGTATCGCGTGAGACGCTGCGTAAATGGATGAAAGACGCTGGAATTTGGCTCAGTCGTAAACAACGCCGCACATTTCACCAGCCGCGGCTGCGTCGGGAATGCCTTGGAGAGTTGATCCAGATTGATGGCTCGGATCATCACTGGTTTGAAGACCGTGGTCCGGCCTGCACTCTGTTGGTGTTCATCGATGACGCGACCAGCACCCTGATGCAGGTGCGGTTCGTTACTTCCGAGAGCACGTTCAGCTACTTTGAGGCGCTGGATCTATACTTGGCAGCGCATGGTCGGCCGGTTGCGTTCTATTCCGACAAGCACACGGTGTTCCGTGTGGCAAATCAATCCGCCAAATCGGGGCACGGCATGACCCAGTTTGGGCGTGCCCTGAATGAGTTAAACATCGAGATTCTTTGCGCAAACAGCTCTCAGGCCAAGGGCCGCGTCGAACGGGCAAACCGCATATTGCAGGATCGTTTGGTCAAAGAACTCAGGCTGGCCGGGATCTCTGACATGGACGCCGCCAATGCGGTCCTCCCCGGCTTCATGGAGCGCTACAACGCCAAGTTTGCGAAGGCCCCACGCCGTGCTGACAATCTGCACAGGCTTATGAACATCGAACCAGATCGCCTGCGCGACGTCTTTTGTTTGCGCGATGAACGCTACGTCGGCAAACAGCTGGCCTTCTCGTTTGAGCGGCAACGGATCATCCTGATTGAGAACGAGATCACGCGGGATCTCGTTGGCAAATACGTCGACAGCTACGCCTTTCCGGATGGTCGCCTTGAGTTTCGCTGGAAGGGTGTCGGACTCCCCTACTCCGTCTTCGACAAGGACCAGCGCGTCACGCACGCTGCGATCACCGAGAACAAACATCTCAGTGCCGTCCTGGAGCACATTAAGGCCGAACAGGACAAGGCACCACCAATGCCGCGCCGCGCTGGCAAGCAGAAAACCCGCTATGAACCAACGGGGCGGCGCAACGATGGCTGGAACTCAAAGCTCGCCCGGCGCGCCAAGGCAAAGCTCGCAGAAACATCACCGCCAGACGCAGGGTGA